In Rissa tridactyla isolate bRisTri1 chromosome 2, bRisTri1.patW.cur.20221130, whole genome shotgun sequence, a single window of DNA contains:
- the LOC128904870 gene encoding UPF0500 protein C1orf216 homolog, with protein MAETVGVIPRDEDEIQNNSDDEDPFRNCDEVAASPGCFASPSLASLNEDKGSSAVPERLSILSSKAVAQAKALTGPEVVSGGQAQRAASGLAEHHPTAVNASLGGSSYPAEVGNLQPVGIASLCSESPCCDGNLCLEVLQVPWVPGGADEPPQPDAALPGSNTRGCHTPQAGSRVKGDTDPCSLGRAIWTKTVKVTESLENKKKEEKEKYRLQLAMYRRLLLLRSIRSLHKQLEQQQARLQECYGMVINTKKEVLKHIRSTSPSPSP; from the coding sequence ATGGCTGAGACAGTAGGTGTAATACCAAGAGATGAAGATGAGATCCAAAATAACAGTGATGATGAAGACCCATTTCGGAATTGTGATGAGGTAGCAGCATCCCCTGGTTGCTTTGCCAGCCCTTCGTTAGCCAGCCTTAATGAAGACAAGGGAAGCTCAGCAGTGCCAGAAAGGCTGTCCATCCTCTCCAGCAAAGCTGTGGCCCAGGCAAAAGCCCTGACTGGCCCAGAGGTGGTTAGTGGTGGCCAGGCACAGAGGGCAGCCTCTGGGTTGGCTGAGCATCATCCGACAGCTGTAAATGCATCGTTAGGTGGCTCTTCGTACCCTGCAGAGGTCGGTAACCTGCAGCCTGTGGGCATTGCCTCCCTGTGCTCTGAGAGCCCCTGCTGTGACGGCAACCTGTGTTTGGAGGTGCTGCAGGTCCCGTGGGTGCCCGGAGGGGCCGATGAGCCCCCGCAGCCTgacgctgccctgcccgggagcaACACCAGGGGCTGCCACACACCGCAGGCGGGGAGCAGAGTGAAGGGGGACACAGACCCCTGTAGTCTGGGCCGGGCAATTTGGACAAAGACTGTAAAAGTAACGGAGTccttagaaaataagaaaaaagaggaaaaggagaagtaCCGGCTCCAGCTAGCTATGTACCGGCGGCTTCTGCTGTTGCGCTCAATCAGGAGCTTGCAcaagcagctggagcagcagcaggccaGATTGCAGGAATGCTATGGCATGGTAATAAATACCAAGAAAGAAGTGTTGAAACACATTCGCTCAACCTCGCCCTCACCTTCGCCATAA